A genomic region of Sander lucioperca isolate FBNREF2018 chromosome 6, SLUC_FBN_1.2, whole genome shotgun sequence contains the following coding sequences:
- the si:ch1073-335m2.2 gene encoding msx2-interacting protein isoform X3, with protein sequence MFAAAGPGSSTIGGSFEASDPHFDSRIRDPFTLTNSTRRDLYRDDRGRRVDRTYHHRRSRSSHSSQSRHPSPQRTTGQTPKTPHSPKRAPLSPVRGPRSRSRSRSSSSDSVSSTSSTGSGSDSNSSSSDGSRARSVQSSATHAPTSSMGLDSDEPRRSFGIKVQNLPVRSTDTSLKDGLFHEFKKHGKVTSVQIHGASEDRYGLVFFRQQEDQEKALTVSKGKLFFGMLIEVTAWNGPETESENEFRPLDGRIDEFHPKATRTLFIGNLEKTTSYQQLLDIFQRFGEIVDIDIKKVNGVPQYAFVQYSDIASVCKAIKKMDGEYLGSNRLKLGFGKSMPTTCVWLDGLASSVTEQYLTRHFCRYGHVVKVVFDRLKGMALILYNNTDFAQAAVRETKGWKIVGNKIKVDFASQESQMAFYRSMQASGQDIRDIYEIPAERREERRPPYHEFTAERAYYENIRTPGIYPEEARRDYAARNRERFPELEHYQGDHFDPRYHEDPRDYRDYRDPFEQDIRKYTYIQRERERERERFEADRSRWSPSHPRRPVTPTVSPSPSERAPRDSERRVYSQSSERSGSVSSMSPPHFDKSEKSLLEHASKSDKSDKSSQPDRVAGAEKTKRAKRKEKGDKAEKLKSRKAKGQSPSNPPPETELETGFFGRGSDQDAQERQKCKGDGESLTENQLSTAHHDSVKSERSELSKGENSDLDGKNRLKKHLKPDIGNDGKDTSLDSDRLAARKKRFADSGGRTIRQKRSRHEDSEDAIPSSDLSASATYLKESDTDKNKDSQRRDSRLKTDKCGTQKEGQEDPRGQREKSEGSLDPLESKHPVHTSSRRFSHEGIADQSSIREQEHHAAFKFGTQNADQDKSVKNKEDHVDIDLSQSYRKQMEQNRRLHQQQQQRESDKSDNPGSPQGNEMEDLEHRSLVHEVGKPPEDVTDNFPSHKLKKLDQFEPDSGIKRERVYRSFRQKSEDPEWNNISSPGHQHFSHNADEDLVDLSQKELSRNEEKIHPDLELLVKRTHNTQVNKPNTPLLSVEEEQQKRWESRVKQDLLPDLNFSRSLSKNIHNRKRLEYGIWHDLEPGEVRSDSEEDRETKPHSPVPSTSMPFSERPRVDRFSDPKLAHLERNKFYSFALDQTITPDTKALLERAKSLSSSREDNWSFLDYDSHFASLRNRKDTEKVESAPRPTPSWYMKKKKIRIGSVDKLDDRKEEPKPVEQERRELFASRFLHSPVFELDSRRLQHLERKHEEPEHTQNQQPGQQGTVDGELDSGPVVLFHSRFLELTRLQQQKNKVRQLQEAKEDTMLRDENKVEKAPVQEQQALQSPKTTESIMEPEIKPISPAEELISEPRLTPTPVTQSTAKDSPPPEAKSVAVNPAPDPYPPVSVMKEEVKENEPVVSIHHLLTEASSDSEPAPIAAPEPSCSVDRPSPSEGKLDIITEDVKPLCTEKPCHRDCHDEFVSISETELDPETTQLEVPETTSPTPPSLLEKETQSVWKAVAEPEGEKKLQVSKMQMPIDNDTNDEPVSPQKEHKPKEMKNKKCKYSPAQVAVVPLISTSGSEKQATRKSERIDKEKLKRGSSPRAESKSSGKSPIHGSEPDMSEPGISAGRARRRNVKSVYATPVEDDAPARSGKEITESPRSARKRGTDRDATQQQNIEQDAPAPTPATKRGRPPKNRRQGDESSTIKVEKSKMDNKDTDSNESEVGERIPRMSKGKTSPHGTKGSLNLMSTVLVSGSTRKVEKLEMAEEDDQEMDSTDEDSSALQDSSSSCKEDPSIKIDQKKEEKDKEGRELARDKDISHEKASEGKSNGKETDSPVSEEKPNLEKDRVVRGKNKLTRTPKSPVLKNLKIRLNVTEVKDLLQLGDDEVGNQEDSSKKIRPGDNSDHVSKCTNANKGSNIEEMENASTLEKKDLLESPKSLISQELELEQAVENIAKLTEPPFPTETPMPPAPHTEVKSEPEEEKTSNPASETELMAAIDSITADGRTLTQAPPPSADVGSEPEIQNLILPAKGDEPDTNTPAIQEESVFPSTPKKGTKGRPKTPKRSKGQKQVRKDFKEGPSISEELTSPLADSPPSSVKTVPATTVPATTPSAATTAVITLTTWKPELEPLAVKATDVNTESSSEEKIQNLKSVNPQSKNPICPKPQQVPPECISPSLSPLANRPIIRPIQTSKIPVSPPDWRHPSKDTEVSSPVMPFAFKENQPLPSDSDNVDSDHCNSDLRQILMKHKNISLPGSSSIPSNLPTLRDQNPSESKTPSAVVPNKSPLPSSGMAAHPAPPICRPPASLPSPETKSVISVIASTATSVISRVCNPPEPEDKVNTNIGNPSVDMTLPKPTYRPSKDDTGSYHGPSVGDDEGGSSARFIVESPTLGIGSCPGLRVNTSEGVVVLSHSGQKTEGPQRISAKISQIPQATAGDMESQQLVSMPQIKQEMYGHSHLGLQKGPSLQIDHVHPGKTQSTLSSIKQESTGLEKMESYQSGPQGVVKRVTQGNQQVMSYHQEYMPIKHQKKMDSADPHITDGAKPPWTSAISPAISPHLPSPPANHVGFVTAAGDRAPSHISGVKQEPRSPRKSGHPHSPFTKVSSPIGSSSPKGIPVMLSTGLPAMQQFITGVHHPEQSVIMPPHSVPGSLGRMSPHRVTQSIPVGHLVQGDRVNTPPLSVMSYGMHSEPLASPWSGPVQSRPTSPQAVGRDKVLKVNPGSLRGHEGEQEEARRFHQAPGRQSATQLKPETMQSDPRGPLRTSVQLETYMAQRDMRVLLHQQGERLGTDPHSGHIQETLPPSSAPSSLPLSLSPRAHVLPKGLSEKDITKPLEAKRPHSPLPKDGMMGIRQSGQAMASPQRVQLMPPGPSGSFPEYSGMYSNPRGIHSQIPETSPVGLNQPPLNVTPTMAADLQTKSDGKMTQPVNMVQLLTKYPIVWQGLLALKNDTAAVQLHFVCGNKALAHRSLPLQEGGALLRIVQRMRLEASQLESVARRMTGDSDFCLLLALPCGRDQDDVLNQTQALKAAFINYLQTKLAAGIINIPNPGSNQPAYVLQIFPPCEFSESHLSQLAPDLLNRISSISPHLMIVITSV encoded by the exons AtgtttgctgctgctggccCAGGGAGCAGTACTATCGGGGGAAGCTTTGAGGCATCAGACCCACATTTTGACTCTAGAATTCGAGACCCCTTTACTCTTACTAATTCTACACGACGTGACCTATACAGAGATGACCGAGGACGGCGGGTTGATAGAACTTACCATCACCGTCGGAGCCGATCGTCTCATTCCTCACAGTCAAGGCACCCTTCCCCACAACGGACCACCGGACAAACCCCCAAAACTCCGCATTCCCCTAAAAGAGCTCCTTTGTCCCCTGTGAGAGGTCCACGATCTCGATCCCGCAGCAGATCTTCGAGCTCTGATTCTGTCAGCAGCACCAGCAGCACGGGCAGCGGAAG CGACTCAAACAGCAGCTCAAGTGATGGATCTCGGGCACGCTCTGTTCAGTCGTCAGCTACACACGCCCCTACGTCTTCTATGGGGCTTGACTCAGATGAGCCACGCAGAAGCTTTGGAATTAAAGTGCAAAACCTACCAGTGCGCTCCACAG ACACAAGTTTAAAAGATGGACTTTTCCATGAATTCAAGAAACATGGAAAAGTGACCTCAGTGCAGATCCATGGAGCATCAGAAGACCGCTATGGTTTGGTGTTTTTTAGACAGCAAGAGGATCAAGAAAAAGCCCTCACTGTCTCCAAAGGAAAGCTGTTTTTTGGCATGCTTATTGAAGTCACAGCCTGGAATGGTCCTG AAACGGAGAGTGAAAATGAGTTCAGGCCCTTGGATGGCCGGATAGATGAGTTCCACCCAAAGGCCACAAGGACACTGTTTATAGGCAACCTTGAGAAGACCACCAGTTATCAACAACTCCTTGACATTTTTCAACGCTTTGGAGAAATTGTG GACATTGACATCAAGAAAGTAAATGGAGTTCCCCAGTATGCCTTTGTGCAGTATTCTGATATTGCCAGTGTCTGCAAGGCCAttaagaagatggatggagagtATCTGGGGAGCAACAGACTAAAG CTTGGGTTTGGGAAAAGTATGCCCACAACGTGTGTTTGGCTAGATGGTTTGGCCAGCAGTGTTACAGAGCAATACCTCACacgtcatttctgccgctatgGACATGTAGTTAAG GTTGTGTTTGATAGATTGAAAGGGATGGCCCTCATCTTGTACAACAACACAGATTTTGCTCAGGCAGCTGTAAGGGAGACCAAAGGTTGGAAGATTGTCGGCAATAAAATAAAG gTGGATTTTGCAAGTCAAGAGAGTCAGATGGCATTCTACCGGTCTATGCAGGCATCTGGTCAAGACATTAGAGACATCTATGAAATTCCTGCTGAACGACG AGAGGAACGCAGACCTCCATACCATGAATTTACAGCGGAAAGGGCTTACTATGAGAATATAAGAACCCCTGGCATCTATCCAGAGGAAGCTCGAAGAGACTATGCTGCTCGCAACAGAGAGCGTTTTCCTGAACTGGAACACTATCAGGGGGATCACTTTGACccacgttatcatgaagatCCAAGAGACTACAGGGACTACAGAGACCCTTTTGAGCAAGATATCCGAAAATACACATATATTCAAAGGGagcgagaaagagagcgagaacGCTTTGAAGCTGACCGCAGCAGGTGGAGCCCTTCCCATCCAAGGCGACCTGTTACTCCTACGGTATCGCCTTCACCATCTGAGCGTGCTCCCAGAGACTCAGAACGCCGGGTTTACAGCCAGTCCTCTGAGCGAAGTGGTAGTGTGAGCTCAATGTCACCACCACACTTTGACAAATCTGAAAAGAGCCTGCTGGAGCATGCCTCAAAGAGTGACAAGAGTGACAAGAGCAGCCAACCAGATCGTGTTGCAGGTGCTGAGAAAACCAAACGTGCCAAACGAAAAGAGAAAGGTGACAAAGCTGAGAAGCTTAAATCAAGGAAAGCGAAGGGGCAATCCCCATCCAACCCACCACCTGAAACAGAGCTTGAGACTGGTTTTTTTGGAAGGGGATCAGACCAGGATGCTCAAGAGAGGCAAAAATGTAAGGGGGATGGTGAATCTCTGACTGAAAATCAGTTGTCAACTGCTCATCATGATTCTGTAAAAAGTGAAAGATCTGAACTGAGTAAAGGTGAGAATTCAGACTTGGATGGAAAAAATCGACTCAAGAAACATCTAAAGCCTGATATTGGAAATGATGGGAAAGATACATCATTGGATTCAGATCGCCTTGCTGCAAGAAAAAAGCGCTTTGCTGATTCCGGTGGAAGGACAATTCGTCAGAAAAGAAGCAGGCATGAGGACTCGGAGGATGCTATTCCATCCTCTGACTTAAGTGCTAGTGCCACATATTTGAAAGAGTCGGAcactgacaaaaacaaagatTCACAACGGAGAGATTCAAGACTCAAAACTGATAAATGTGGCACTCAGAAGGAAGGCCAAGAGGACCCTAGAGGACAAAGAGAGAAGTCGGAAGGATCTTTGGACCCACTGGAGTCAAAACATCCAGTGCACACTTCATCCAGAAGGTTTTCACATGAGGGAATTGCAGACCAAAGCAGTATAAGAGAACAAGAACACCATGCTGCTTTCAAATTTGGTACTCAAAATGCTGACCAGGACAAAAGTGTTAAGAACAAGGAAGATCATGTTGACATTGACCTCTCTCAGAGTTACCGCAAGCAAATGGAGCAAAATAGACGGTTGcaccagcagcaacagcagcgcGAGTCTGACAAATCGGACAATCCAGGAAGTCCTCAAGGAAATGAAATGGAGGACTTGGAACATCGTAGTCTTGTGCATGAAGTTGGTAAACCACCTGAGGATGTCACAGATAATTTCCCGTCTCACAAACTAAAGAAACTAGACCAATTTGAACCTGACTCAGGAATTAAGAGAGAGCGTGTCTACAGGAGCTTTAGACAAAAAAGTGAAGATCCTGAGTGGAACAACATCTCCTCTCCAGGACATCAGCACTTCTCTCACAATGCTGATGAGGACCTTGTGGACCTTTCTCAGAAAGAGTTGAGTAGAAATGAGGAAAAAATTCACCCAGATCTTGAGCTATTAGTCAAAAGGACACATAACACACAGGTAAACAAGCCAAACACTCCTTTACTTAGTGTGGAAGAAGAGCAACAAAAGAGATGGGAGAGCAGAGTTAAACAAGACTTGTTACCTGACCTGAATTTTTCTAGAAGTCTAAGTAAAAACATTCACAATCGCAAGCGTTTGGAATATGGTATTTGGCATGACTTAGAGCCTGGGGAAGTACGATCCGACTCtgaggaggacagagagacCAAACCCCACTCTCCTGTGCCCTCAACATCTATGCCTTTTTCCGAGCGGCCGAGGGTTGATAGGTTTTCAGACCCCAAACTAGCACATCTTGAAAGGAACAAATTCTACTCCTTTGCACTTGATCAAACCATTACACCTGATACAAAGGCTCTGCTCGAACGTGCAAAATCTCTCTCATCTTCAAGAGAAGATAACTGGTCGTTTTTGGATTACGATTCTCACTTTGCAAGTTTACGCAACAGAAAGGATACTGAGAAGGTAGAATCAGCACCACGACCTACACCCTCCTGGtacatgaaaaagaaaaagattcgAATTGGATCTGTAGACAAACTTGATGACCGGAAGGAGGAGCCTAAACCGGTGGAACAGGAACGAAGGGAACTTTTTGCCTCCCGCTTCCTTCACAGCCCCGTCTTTGAGCTGGACTCTAGGCGACTTCAACACTTGGAGCGTAAACATGAAGAACCTGAGCatacacaaaaccaacaaccagGTCAGCAAGGTACAGTAGATGGGGAACTTGACTCTGGGCCAGTTGTCCTTTTCCATAGTCGTTTTTTGGAACTCACACGACTGCAACAACAGAAGAATAAAGTCCGTCAGCTGCAAGAGGCAAAAGAGGACACAATGCTCAGGGATGAGAATAAAGTGGAAAAAGCACCTGTTCAAGAGCAACAAGCTTTGCAGTCACCTAAAACAACAGAATCTATCATGGAGCCAGAAATCAAACCCATCAGTCCTGCTGAAGAGCTTATTTCTGAACCCCGACTCACACCTACTCCTGTCACACAATCTACGGCCAAAGACTCTCCCCCTCCAGAAGCGAAATCTGTTGCAGTAAATCCAGCCCCTGATCCTTATCCACCTGTGTCTGTCATGAAGGAAGAGGTAAAAGAAAATGAACCTGTTGTATCCATTCACCACCTATTAACTGAGGCGTCATCTGATTCTGAACCTGCACCAATAGCAGCACCCGAACCCAGTTGTTCAGTGGATAGACCTTCTCCATCTGAAGGGAAATTGGATATTATTACTGAGGATGTAAAACCTCTCTGTACAGAAAAACCATGCCATCGTGATTGTCATGATGAGTTTGTTAGCATTTCAGAAACGGAGCTTGATCCTGAGACAACACAGCTAGAAGTGCCTGAAACCACTAGTCCCACACCACCTAGTCTTCTAGAGAAAGAGACCCAATCTGTTTGGAAAGCAGTAGCAGAACCtgagggagagaagaaactTCAAGTTAGTAAAATGCAGATGCCCATTGATAATGACACAAATGACGAGCCAGTCTCACCCCAGAAAGAGCATAAaccaaaagaaatgaaaaataaaaagtgcaaATATTCCCCTGCTCAAGTTGCTGTAGTTCCCCTCATATCTACCTCTGGTTCAGAGAAACAAGCAACGCGTAAGAGTGAGCGCATTGACAAAGAGAAGCTGAAACGTGGATCATCTCCAAGAGCTGAATCAAAGTCCTCAGGCAAATCTCCTATTCATGGATCAGAACCTGATATGTCCGAGCCGGGCATATCAGCAGGCAGAGCAAGACGAAGAAATGTTAAATCTGTGTATGCCACTCCAGTTGAAGATGATGCGCCAGCTCGTTCTGGAAAGGAAATTACAGAGTCACCGCGCTCTGCACGAAAGCGAGGTACAGACAGAGatgcaacacaacaacaaaatatcGAACAGGATGCACCTGCTCCAACACCTGCAACCAAACGGGGCCGTCCTCCCAAGAATCGCAGACAAGGCGACGAGAGTTCAACAATTAAAGTAGAAAAATCAAAAATGGACAATAAAGACACCGATTCAAATGAATCAGAAGTTGGGGAAAGAATTCCAAGAATGTCCAAAGGGAAAACATCCCCTCATGGCACAAAGGGTTCATTGAATCTGATGTCCACAGTCCTAGTATCTGGATCAACAAGGAAGGTAGAAAAACTTGAGATGGCTGAGGAGGATGATCAGGAAATGGATTCCACAGATGAAGATTCCTCGGCTTTGCAAGATTCATCAAGTTCATGTAAAGAAGATCCATCAATAAAAATTGACcaaaagaaagaggagaaagatAAAGAAGGAAGAGAATTGGCCAGAGATAAAGATATTTCCCATGAAAAGGCAAGTGAGGGTAAATCAAATGGGAAAGAGACAGATTCTCCAGTGTCAGAAGAGAAACCCAACTTAGAAAAAGACAGGGTTGTTAGAGGTAAAAACAAGTTGACAAGGACTCCTAAGTCTCCTGTTCTCAAGAACCTCAAAATCAGACTAAATGTGACAGAGGTTAAAGATCTTCTTCAGTTGGGGGATGATGAAGTTGGGAATCAAGAGGATTCTTCAAAAAAGATCAGGCCTGGTGACAACAGTGATCATGTTTCAAAGTGTACTAATGCAAACAAAGGTTCCAACATTGAAGAAATGGAAAATGCTTccactttggaaaaaaaagatcTCCTGGAATCACCAAAAAGCTTAATTTCACAGGAGCTGGAATTGGAGCAGGCTGTGGAGAACATTGCTAAACTAACAGAGCCACCTTTTCCAACAGAAACACCGATGCCACCTGCCCCACATACAGAAGTAAAAAGTGAACCAGAGGAGGAAAAAACTTCAAATCCTGCTAGCGAGACAGAACTCATGGCTGCCATTGACTCGATAACTGCTGATGGTAGAACCTTAACCCAAGCACCTCCACCAAGTGCAGATGTAGGTTCCGAACCTGAGATACAAAACTTGATTCTGCCTGCCAAGGGAGATGAACCTGATACAAATACACCTGCTATACAGGAGGAGTCTGTCTTCCCTTCCACACCCAAAAAGGGCACCAAAGGAAGACCTAAAACACCCAAACGTTCTAAAGGCCAAAAGCAAGTGAGAAAAGATTTTAAGGAAGGACCTTCAATAAGTGAGGAATTGACATCTCCTTTAGCAGATAGCCCACCTTCCAGTGTAAAGACTGTTCCTGCAACGACTGTTCCTGCAACAACTCCATCAGCAGCAACTACTGCGGTCATTACTCTGACTACATGGAAGCCAGAACTTGAGCCTTTAGCTGTCAAGGCTACAGATGTAAACACGGAGTCATCTTCTGAAGAAAAGATTCAAAATCTTAAATCTGTTAACCCCCAGTCTAAGAATCCAATATGCCCAAAGCCTCAACAGGTGCCACCTGAGTGCATCTCCCCTTCCCTATCTCCACTTGCTAACAGGCCAATTATCAGACCCATTCAGACAAGCAAAATTCCTGTTTCTCCACCAGATTGGCGCCACCCGTCTAAGGATACAGAAGTGTCCTCACCTGTCATGCCGTTTGCATTCAAGGAAAACCAGCCTTTACCCTCAGACTCTGACAATGTGGATAGTGATCATTGCAACAGTGACTTGAGACAGATTCTTATGAAACACAAAAATATTTCATTGCCAGGCAGTAGTTCTATTCCTAGTAATCTACCCACCCTGCGAGATCAGAACCCCTCTGAAAGTAAAACTCCATCAGCTGTTGTGCCAAATAAGTCACCACTACCCAGTAGTGGAATGGCAGCTCATCCAGCTCCACCTATTTGTCGACCTCCGGCCTCACTACCATCTCCTGAAACAAAGTCTGTGATCTCTGTTATTGCATCCACTGCAACGTCTGTTATCAGTCGTGTTTGCAACCCTCCTGAGCCTGAGGACAAAGTAAACACAAACATTGGAAATCCCTCTGTGGACATGACTCTACCCAAGCCAACCTATAGGCCCAGCAAAGACGATACTGGATCATACCATGGGCCATCGGTTGGTGATGACGAGGGAGGAAGTTCTGCACGCTTCATTGTTGAGAGCCCCACTCTTGGTATAGGATCTTGCCCAGGCCTGAGAGTTAATACATCTGAAGGAGTGGTAGTATTGAGCCACTCAGGCCAGAAAACAGAGGGACCACAGAGGATTAGTGCAAAAATAAGTCAGATCCCACAAGCAACAGCAGGTGACATGGAATCTCAGCAGTTGGTATCCATGCCCcagataaaacaggaaatgtatGGTCATTCTCACTTAGGACTTCAAAAGGGGCCTTCATTGCAGATAGATCATGTGCATCCTGGTAAGACGCAGTCAACTTTGTCTTCTATTAAACAAGAAAGCACTGGTTTGGAAAAGATGGAATCCTACCAATCTGGACCTCAAGGAGTAGTGAAGCGTGTCACACAGGGTAACCAGCAAGTAATGAGTTACCATCAAGAGTACATGccaataaaacatcaaaagaaaaTGGACAGTGCTGATCCTCACATAACGGATGGAGCTAAGCCACCTTGGACCTCTGCTATAAGTCCTGCAATAAGCCCCCATTTGCCCTCTCCACCTGCCAACCATGTAGGTTTTGTTACAGCAGCTGGCGACAGAGCTCCCTCCCATATTAGTGGAGTTAAACAGGAACCACGATCCCCTCGCAAGTCAGGTCATCCACACTCTCCGTTTACCAAAGTATCCTCGCCCATAGGCTCCTCGTCACCAAAGGGCATACCAGTTATGTTATCAACTGGCCTACCTGCCATGCAGCAGTTTATTACTGGTGTACATCATCCAGAGCAGTCAGTTATCATGCCACCTCACAGTGTTCCTGGAAGCTTGGGACGGATGTCTCCTCACCGTGTTACCCAGTCAATTCCAGTGGGGCATCTTGTCCAAGGAGATCGGGTTAATACTCCACCTCTTTCTGTGATGAGCTATGGAATGCATAGTGAGCCTCTTGCCTCTCCCTGGTCTGGCCCCGTGCAGTCACGGCCTACATCACCCCAGGCTGTTGGCAGGGACAAAGTTCTCAAAGTAAACCCTGGTTCTTTAAGGGGCCATGAGGGGGAACAGGAAGAAGCCAGACGCTTCCACCAGGCTCCAGGAAGACAATCTGCTACACAGTTAAAACCGGAGACTATGCAGTCAGATCCTCGAGGGCCTTTGCGGACTAGTGTCCAGTTAGAAACATACATGGCACAAAGAGATATGCGTGTGCTGTTGCACCAACAGGGAGAGCGTTTGGGCACAGACCCTCATTCTGGACACATTCAAGAGACTCTTCCCCCCTCTTCAGCGCCTTCCAGCCTACCCTTATCCTTGTCTCCAAGAGCACACGTTTTGCCTAAAGGTCTGTCTGAGAAGGATATAACGAAGCCATTAGAAGCAAAGAGGCCACACTCTCCTCTTCCTAAAGATGGAATGATGGGGATCAGACAATCGGGGCAAGCAATGGCATCTCCCCAGAGAGTTCAGCTAATGCCGCCAGGACCTAGTGGCTCATTCCCAGAGTACTCAGGGATGTACTCCAACCCAAGAGGCATCCATTCTCAAATAccagagacgtctcctgttggACTTAACCAGCCACCACTAAACGTTACACCAACCATG GCTGCAGACCTCCAGACAAAATCAGATGGCAAGATGACGCAGCCTGTTAATATGGTGCAGTTGCTCACG AAATACCCTATTGTGTGGCAAGGCCTGCTGGCACTGAAGAATGACACAGCTGCAGTGCAGTTGCATTTTGTCTGCGGAAACAAAGCTTTGGCTCACCGATCACTGCCCCTACAAGAAGGAGGCGCATTGCTTAGGATTGTCCAGAGAATGAGACTAGAGGCTTCGCAACTTGAGAGCGTAGCCCGAAGAATGACG GGGGACAGTGACTTCTGTCTTCTCCTTGCTCTGCCATGTGGACGAGATCAAGATGATGTCCTAAACCAAACTCAAGCTCTAAAGGCCGCATTCATCAACTACTTGCAGACAAAGTTGGCTGCTGGTATCATCAATATACCCAACCCAGGTTCCAATCAG CCTGCCTATGTGCTACAGATTTTCCCACCATGCGAATTTTCAGAGAGCCACTTATCCCAGCTCGCCCCCGACCTTCTTAACAGGATCTCTAGCATCTCACCACACCTCATGATTGTCATCACCTCTGTGTAA